A stretch of DNA from Triticum dicoccoides isolate Atlit2015 ecotype Zavitan chromosome 2A, WEW_v2.0, whole genome shotgun sequence:
AACATGTGATCTTgcttcttagaccatgagagtattgtgGTCACTTCTTACCGTAAGATGGGTTTGGGGGTTGCTCAAATATCACctataacacggtgatcataacgacaacttacaggttcatcagaAAGTTCGACAAGTTGttggatagctcgagagtgggattttctcctccggcgatggagagatattcttagggccctctcggtgtgacgaaATATATCATCGTATAGCCAAACACAGGTGACTTCGTCACGaggatgctgaaacacaataacgagaaagaagaacaaaaccggtaacgaggatttcggtatagtgagcatggtgatgactcaggaggataccgagACATCCTGGGTTTTGTGAAGTATCGCAAagaaaagggaacatcacatgataaccaaaggttcactccaaTATCATTTGTGTGCTCATaaggatcgatatggacgtccacggtttTGCTATTGGTCATTGAATGAACggttttcgttcatgtctatgagttaccgaacctacggggtcacaagtttaaggcaatcacgatctgctaagtgttagtaagacatgagtcatgagaatatatttgtgaaatTATTTCTTGAATATTCAGAATAGTTCTGATAGGATCCGGAAGCGTTTGGGGGTCACCGGAAGGATTTCGTGAATATCGGGTAATGCCGGGTATTAccgatatattatatatatatacgtGGAAAATGTTTCTAGAGATGTTAAAAGGATATAATGGTCTAGAAGTATTTAGAACATTTTATATTAAATTTAAGTATCAACAAGcctaaaaaggccaagaggtggaaggaatTATGGGCCACAAGGGCCAATAAGGAAGTGGCACCCCCTTGCCATATTAGCGGCTTGCCTTGTCGGCCCATTGGAAAGGGGGTACCTAGGGGCGACGAACCGGAGCCTCAGAGTGGTGTTCCTGATAGGTCAACCTGGGCCACATCATCAAAGGACCTTCCGGGAGGGGATCCTTTGGCTCCGTCAAGACCCCTAAGGCCCGGGAAGGAGGAGAGACAAGACCTGGCCGGGGCTCCTCCATGCGGGTCCCGCTAGCACGGCGCGGGACTGTAGCGACAACAAGACGGGGCGTAGGCCCCCTTTTGACTTTGAGCAGCATGGAGATCTATCGTAGGGAGGGGTTGTCCACAGTGACCGAGATTCACCCACCCAGTGTGCACCTACAGGAAGGCGTTGTAGCTCCTCATGATAGGTGACTAGGGACCATGCCTGGTGGTTGTCCGGGCAATAACGGGTCCCCCTCTTTGCACCCTGAACAAAGGGAAGAATACAGCCGCCCGTCGAAGGGGCGTGGGAAGGGAGCTTGGCCCTATAAATAGAAGAGACCTTCGCACGCGTAAGGGACTTCCTTTCGAACCATtgtaaacatacacacgtacatcaaCAAAGAGCAAGAGTAGGATGTTACACCATCACGGTGGCCTGGACTTAGGTAAACTTCGGTGtctccctttccctctccttcATCTCCGGCGACGATGACCTGGGCGAGAAGACGTGTTCAGTCCCTAGCCGAACTCACAAAGGGTTGTCGTACACAACCCAATGTATGGTTCCTTGACACTGgcatttggcgcgccatgtagggggcTGAGGTGTCTCGTGCCATCGATCCACGTAGCCCTCGTCACCATTTCCCCAAGAGTCGTCGGACCGACATGGCCTCAAGAACTTCCAAGGCGTCCTTTTCCCGGGTAAACAATAGGGACGTGCGCTTCAAGGGACAACGCCAACACCAAGAGGCTTAGGAAGCCTAGAACGCTGCCCGACAAATACCTCCGCCTCGGCCTCCGCCCCCTATTCCTCCGCTCGAAGGGGACCCCGCTTCCTAGTGGGACTGGGAGTTGGGCGCAACAGACGTCGGAGTTGGTGGGGCAAGCATCAGGGCCGCCTTGGCGGACCCCCATTGGGCCCTAGTTTCGCCTTGACGAGAGGGCCGAACCCACGCACTTTCTACAACCCGCCGCCGCGCTCTTCGCGGCACGAGAGCTTCAGCGGTATCTGCCGCCAGAGACTGAGTTCGGCCCATGGTTGGCGCGGATTATGTATCTGCTTGGCATCGCTGGGCAGGTGCAGGTGCGATCACAGACCCCTTCGAGGTGGCCTGAGCGTTCGCATCGGCCGGGCCACACTCTGCTGCCTTTGCGCTCGCAGGAAGATGAGCGGCGCCTGGACCGCGAGCGCCATGATGAGGAGGTGCACTACTCTGAGGCATCCTCCCCGGACCAAGGAAGTGCCTGCCGCCCGGCGGAAGATGCCCGTGTCACCATCGAGTGCCGACGCAAGCGACAAACCCGATTCGCCCGGGAAATCGCGGAGGCAGGACGCACAGCCCGGGAAGTTTCGGGTGGTGGGACCGCGATCGTCAGTGCGGGATGCAAGGCATTTACTCCCGGGTAAAcccgggcaaacgtcgggccgggcttgtaaaagcccaACCTTCATTTctcaggcccgagcccggcccgaagcccaaaATACTCCCTATTTTCAAGTCTGAGCCCAGCCTGaaatcaagcccgaagcccgaaagcccggcctgaATGCTATTTTTTAATACgcgcacgtgcaagcccggcccAAAATACAGAAAAAttaaagcccgagcccggcccaaactatctttcgggctgcaaaacaaagcccaAGCCTGATCTGAatgtcaagcccggcccggcctgGGTTTTTTCGGGCCAGGCTCGGGCCGGGTCGTAGGGTCGGGCTGCCCATGCCCAGGTTTACTCCCGGGCTACAGGAGGTGGTCTGGTCTCCACATTTCAAGCCGGACTTTCCGCCGATATACGACGGCACGACCAACCCCGTCGAGTTCTTACATCTCTACACCACAGGGCGCATGGTCAAGCTGACGTCACGGTGAATTGGTTCCCGATGGCGCACAAGGGCTCGGCGCAATCATGGCTAATGAACCTTCCCTCGAGCTCTGTTGCGTCATCGGATGAAGTGCGTGAACAATTCATCGCCAACTTCAAAGGAACCTTTGACCGGTCAGGGGCTATCGCTAACCTAAGCGTCGTCCGGTAAAAGGAGGAGGAGACGTTGCACAAGTTTGTCTAGCGTTTCGGCCAGGTTCAGAAAAGCATCCCCCGCATCAACGATGCTGAGGTGGTCGCCAACAAGGAGGGAGGCGGAGAGTTTCAAGAGCCAAGGGTTGTAGCGTGCATCCATGGGGGTGCAAACCCCGCACTCAAATCGACACTTCAAGCAGCTCATCCGGGAAGTCAGTGCGGCTCTTCTCGGGGAAGGAGCCCCTAAGCCCGTGAGATGGTCCAAAGTCGCAGTGGTGTTCGACGTTGGTGACCACCCGACCAGCGCGAAAGCCATGGGGGTCATCCCGGTCGTGGTCTCCCCCACCATTCACAACATCAAAGTCACCAAGACGCTCATTGACGAGGGACGAGGGAGCAGGCCGGGTTGAACGTCGTCTCCCCCGAGGTGTTCGACCAGATGTCATTCACTTTTTATGGTAATACTTAGGAACTAAGTTGGGTCACATAAAACTCATCCATGTATATCATAGCATAATGcaaatatatatatacacacacataggtATATGATGGAGCTGTTCAAAAGAAACAAAATTTGGAAGACAAGAATGAAAAATCTTGAGAACAGATATTAGTAATAATAAAAAATATAAATGAAGTCCCAGTTGAATCAATCGATTGTGTAGGAGTGGTAGACCGGCCGGCCAACCATTGTTCCTTGGTGCGTGCAACCACCACGACCGGACAGCAGCTGGATCGATCAGTACTGCGGCAGGCTGCACTCGGGGCCGGGCTTCTTGTTGTCCTTGTAGTCGACGCAGTAGTCGTATATCCTGTTGTACTTCTGCTTCTCGAGCATCTTGGTCCGCTGCTGGTCGCTGAGGCCAGCACAGTTCTGCTGCTGGCCTCCATGGCCGAAGGCCCCCTCGCAGCCGTAGACGCAGGAGTCGCTTCCGTCGCAGGGGCAGACGTCGAGGACCATGTCACGGTAGCTGGCGACGAAGGGCGCCTTGGACCAGTCGGCCTTGACGCGGCCGCCCTGCGTGCACCAGTCCTCCGCCGACCAGATGCTGGAGTAGCCGAACATGGGCCGCTTGATCGGGTACGCGATGCCCTTGTCCCGGTAGTTGCGGAACACCCGGATGGGGACGTCGTCGACGTACCAGACGATCATGCAGGGCGTCCAGGAGATGGTGTAGGTGTGGAAGTCGGTGGTGGGGTCGAACCAGGGCACGAACTGCATCTCCTTCTTGCCCACGCCGTCGGCGAACACGTTGGTGTGCAGCGTGTAGGGCTTCCCCGTCTCGTTCCCCAGGAACTCGAAGTCGATCTCGTCGTGGTCCTTCCCCACCGACGATGTCTGGATTGGCAATCAATCGTTGCACATACAGTGAGCATTGCAGTACAAACTCATTGGTAAGTATATATAGGTAATTAAGGACGATAGGATAGGATAGATACGTACGTAGTATGTGGTGACGGTGCCGGCGGAGTTCCCCGGGACGAGCTTGATGCGGGTGGAGACGCTGCCGTAGATGAACTGCTTCTTCGTCTGCAGCAAGCAGCCGGAGGTGTTGCTCTTCAGGGACATGGTGAGGCCGTGGCCGTCGTCGGAGAAGGCCGCGTTCTCGGCGTTCCACTTGATGTCGCAGTTGTCCCGGAAACTGGCGCCGGCGAGGCCAATGGTGGCCGCCGCCGCGACCGCGACCAGGAGGACCGCCCTTGAGCTGATATCCATCTTCATTTCTCCCTCCGGCTTGATGAGAATGCAGAGGGGTGACAGGGGCTTATATAACCAGCTAGCTCCTCTTGTTTCCCGTCAAAGGGGAGTTTTTGGTGCGCACGTTGTAGTACGTAGCTGTGCTGGGTTACTTAGCGTCATGTCTTGTTATTCTCTCTTCAGGTTGCCAGCTTGTTCAATTATCATACAGTATTTGATTGCTTGCCTGTATATGGAACGCGCCTTTGCCATGGTTAGTGCTCCGCACAACGGTGTTCCGTACCTCCGCTTGGCACCCGTCGGTGAAACGTCAGCCAAGGTGGGGAACCAAGGTGGTGGTGCGGCCCCTTGCCGGCAAGACGGCGTGGTGGCGCTGGTGTTGGGATCTACAGTGTGGTGcgttgactgcaaattaaaattttctacgcgcagaacaaccaagaacatgctacgggagatggatcacagttcgttaccattagacgcgcagtgtcgtgcagcggaagaaaAGTTGGGGCagtgcgtccgcgtggatcgtctcctccacgtccgatctccctcgtacagccggtggtcggttcccacgtataggttcgccggagcggcgcaagtgccccgcctctaacggtatccgcgcgtgcaggaggaacgtcgtgcggcggactgctaggtccgatcacacatgcaaaccctagtgacagcgccgaagcgatcagctgcgtgagtgtgcggcacctccactatatataNNNNNNNNNNNNNNNNNNNNNNNNNNNNNNNNNNNNNNNNNNNNNNNNNNNNNNNNNNNNNNNNNNNNNNNNNNNNNNNNNNNNNNNNNNNNNNNNNNNNNNNNNNNNNNNNNNNNNNNNNNNNNNNNNNNNNNNNNNNNNNNNNNNNNNNNNNNNNNNNNNNNNNNNNNNNNNNNNNNNNNNNNNNNNNNNNNNNNNNNNNNNNNNNNNNNNNNNNNNNNNNNNNNNNNNNNNNNNNNNNNNNNNNNNNNNNNNNNNNNNNNNNNNNNNNNNNNNNNNNNNNNNNNNNNNNNNNNNNNNNNNNNNNNNNNNNNNNNNNNNNNNNNNNNNNNNNNNNNNNNNNNNNNNNNNNNNNNNNNNNNNNNNNNNNNNNNNNNNNNNNNNNNNNNNNNNNNNNNNNNNNNNNNNNNNNNNNNNNNNNNNNNNNNNNNNNNNNNNNNNNNNNNNNNNNNNNNNNNNNNNNNNNNNNNNNNNNNNNNNNNNNNNNNNNNNNNNNTAtatgcgtccgtcgcgggctcaacacttgggcctcgcacggaccctaaagcccataagtctactcggccataaTCCGAATAcagtcggatcacatccgaccagtgtccttggatccgacctcgtaggttccttcccttaagcgcgcgaccccttaggttcaagtcggcttggtcgcagttcggatcacctccgaactgcacagttggtagcggcctctagcaaagcatgccgaacaccaagcagactatgaagctggttagcgaacctgtacatcacacttccattgattttgccacacgatatatgttgtcgagctcaaggcaagtctgtcatccttgtgctagcccgacctctttctcgttccagtgatgccgaccacaaaccggattatctcatcatccttgtcgcatggccatgcttatcctggttggatcacatgaggggcccagagtatatctctcctgatcggaggggcaaatcccatcttactcgaccacgtctcgcagcatggttcaGGACAAAcgcgaaacctacctttataactacccagttacggagtagcgtttggtcggcccaaagcaagtatgtcaccatcctgagtacatgcgccagcccaggtcttaggacatagaacatatgttgtactagagactcacagatgacatatcgttgcgtctcatagttgggtctgtcggactctgaccttatctcgactcggatccgactaagtcgaatccgaccagatccttccaagtccatattatccggttagtatccaatgctccatggctagtgagaccaagccatcgaccgtgtcatatgctagtttagttggctgcgcgtccacacagccctttcgactagggaccttttaggacagtcatcatacaatgcatagtctcacaaacaagtcacgtacttgctgatacacatcattgataatgtccaaggactatctttattcataaacacataggaaatatcatcatacatgattgcctctagggcatatctccaacagctgGTTGGCCGATGGCGCGCCCCCGGCCCAGACCGGGGCCCGCGGGCCCCATATGGGTCCTAGCGGGCTGGCCTCCGGCGTGGCTTCGCCGTTGTCTgtgtggtgaggaggaggagcggctcagACGGGGGGCAGCGACACCGACGGCGTGCCAGCTGCGGCGCGGAGGCGGGAGCTGTCCGGGCCTCTGAGGGCTCGGCCGGGCCTGTGGGGCCATGGGCCCGGTAGGCTCCTGCTTTGGTGTCCGGTCGGCTACCGTcgtggacggtggaggtggggccctccagtATGCTGACGGTGCtgctgccctagtcccggctccccTTCTTCGTTGTGCAGACCAtcttcgcggtgccgtggtgagacagaTTGGGAAGCTTCGTGTCCgtgttggcgcagggtggtggtcgGCTTGGTGGCGAGTTCCGGAGTGCCTGAGGTGGAGGaggggatcgggagaaatccctgttggcttggccgacaccgacACGGCGGCGCCTGAGGGTACCACCGGACCTTTctggagggcgtcggggctacccttcctctctcctcaccgtgtaccgggggaaacccctggcagcaacgtcgtcatcgtcgcgtcccttcttggaggtgttgattggtaccggcgCTTCGGAGTCTCGGAGTTTGGGGGACGATTTCCGGTGGACGCAGCGGTCGCGAGGCTTCGTCatttttgttgatccgccgttaTCAGCATTTGTTTCCTTtcgtttttctatttcttttcttttgggcgtgaTTGTGTTACTTCCTccccagcacctatcgttggttgtatcggatggttgctttgtaatacaaagcaggGGAAGCCCTTTTTCTTAACAAGGTGGTGCCGCGTGGCGTGTGTTTGCTTCTTCAGCCCCAAGCTGTAACGAACCAAGGCGTTCTGaaccaaaacaaaaaaaaaaaGTCATCAATTGAATTCTGAATCCTGAACTGTATTCTGCTCCCTCTTCTCTCTGAGTCCTCTCTTCGCCTCCGGCCACGTACGGCCTTGTATCAACAACTCACGTCTCAGCGACATGGCACTACACCTGGTATCACATTTGGGTCTCATCCGCGGCGCTGGGGTGTAGAATTCCTTCTGAAAGTTACGCCCTTTGCTTTCCACCAGATCACCCTTGAACACTGTAATTTCAGACACCGGTTGCTCGACTTTGAGCGGAATCCGCGGCGATGACTGAAGTTACAAAGAACACATTATGAATCTGCCAAAAAGAAAGAACAGAGTTTCTTACGAGCATGCATGTctcaggaaaagaaaaaagaagagacaTGGACGAAATGCTATGTTCTGCTTTCACTTCCAAATATCTGGGTGCTCCCATTCTACTATACTTTAGCAAGTTGAGGAGAGAAGGGTTTCATTAATGAAATCAGAGGGAACCCCTcttttgataaaaaaaatttgaggagagaagacttGCAACCTGTGGTTGACAAGACATGTACCACAATGTAATGTTTCATGTTCAGGGAGAAGAGAAAAGGAACACGGATGAAATGCTCTGT
This window harbors:
- the LOC119352134 gene encoding probable xyloglucan endotransglucosylase/hydrolase protein 12, which translates into the protein MDISSRAVLLVAVAAAATIGLAGASFRDNCDIKWNAENAAFSDDGHGLTMSLKSNTSGCLLQTKKQFIYGSVSTRIKLVPGNSAGTVTTYYTSSVGKDHDEIDFEFLGNETGKPYTLHTNVFADGVGKKEMQFVPWFDPTTDFHTYTISWTPCMIVWYVDDVPIRVFRNYRDKGIAYPIKRPMFGYSSIWSAEDWCTQGGRVKADWSKAPFVASYRDMVLDVCPCDGSDSCVYGCEGAFGHGGQQQNCAGLSDQQRTKMLEKQKYNRIYDYCVDYKDNKKPGPECSLPQY